The following coding sequences are from one Vicugna pacos chromosome 11, VicPac4, whole genome shotgun sequence window:
- the AGT gene encoding angiotensinogen, with product MAPAGLSLGAAVLCLMAWAGLAAGDRVYIHPFHLLVYSKSSCDQLKRPSVEAPADPTFTPAPIQAKTSPVDEEALREQLVRATEQLEAEDRLRAAKVGMLLNFMGFHMYKTLSEARSAASEAVLSPVTLFGTLTSFYLGALDPTASQLQAFLGVPGDDQSCTSRLDGHKVLSALQTIQGLLVAQGGASSRARLLLSTVVGLFTAPGLRLKQPFVQGLAPFAQVTLPRSLDLSTDPDLAAEKINRFMHAVTGWKVGKPLTGVSPDSTLLFNAYVHFQGKMKGFSLRPGLQEFWVDNTTSVSVPMLSGTGTFHHWPDAQNNFSVTRVPLSANTCLLLIRPHCASDLRKVEALAFQHDFLTWMKNLSPRAIRLTMPQLTLQGSYDLQDLLAQTKLPTLLGAEANLGQISDANPRVGKVLNSVLFELKADEGELPTESALPLAGPEVLEVTLNSPFLLAVLERESAALHFLGRVANPLSTA from the exons ATGGCTCCCGCTGGCCTGAGCCTGGGGGCCGCCGTCCTTTGCCTCATGGCCTGGGCTGGCCTGGCCGCCGGGGACCGGGTGTACATACACCCCTTCCACCTCCTCGTCTACAGCAAGAGCAGCTGTGACCAGCTGAAGAGACCGAGTGTGGAGGCCCCCGCAGACCCAACCTTCACGCCCGCCCCGATTCAGGCCAAGACGTCCCCCGTGGACGAGGAGGCTCTCCGGGAACAGCTGGTACGAGCCACCGAGCAGCTGGAGGCCGAAGACCGGCTGAGGGCCGCCAAGGTGGGGATGCTGCTGAACTTCATGGGCTTCCACATGTACAAGACGCTGAGCGAGGCGCGGAGCGCGGCCAGCGAGGCGGTGCTCTCCCCGGTGACTCTCTTTGGCACCCTGACCTCTTTCTATCTGGGAGCCTTGGACCCCACGGCCAGCCAGCTACAGGCGTTCCTGGGCGTCCCTGGGGACGATCAGAGCTGCACCTCCCGGCTGGACGGTCACAAGGTCCTGTCCGCCCTGCAGACCATCCAGGGCCTTCTGGTCGCCCAGGGCGGGGCCAGCAGCCGGGCCAGGCTGCTCCTGTCCACGGTGGTTGGCCTGTTCACGGCCCCTGGGCTGCGCCTGAAGCAGCCCTTTGTGCAAGGCCTGGCTCCCTTTGCCCAGGTCACCCTCCCACGCTCACTAGATTTGTCCACGGACCCAGATCTCGCCGCTGAGAAGATCAACAGGTTCATGCATGCGGTGACGGGGTGGAAGGTGGGCAAGCCCCTGACTGGGGTCAGCCCCGACAGCACCCTGCTCTTCAATGCCTACGTCCACTTCCAAG GAAAGATGAAGGGGTTCTCCCTGCGGCCTGGGCTCCAGGAGTTCTGGGTGGACAACACCACCTCTGTGTCGGTCCCCATGCTCTCGGGCACCGGCACCTTCCACCACTGGCCCGACGCCCAGAACAACTTCTCTGTGACCCGCGTGCCCCTCAGCGCCAACACCTGCTTGCTGCTCATCCGGCCGCACTGCGCCTCCGACCTGCGGAAGGTCGAGGCCCTCGCCTTCCAGCACGACTTCCTGACCTGGATGAAGAACCTCTCTCCCCG GGCCATCCGCCTGACCATGCCTCAGCTGACACTTCAGGGGTCCTACGACCTGCAGGACCTGCTCGCCCAGACCAAGCTGCCCACCCTGCTGGGTGCCGAGGCGAACCTGGGCCAAATCAGCGATGCCAACCCCAGAGTCGGCAAG GTGCTGAACAGCGTTCTTTTTGAACTAAAAGCCGATGAGGGAGAGCTGCCCACGGAGTCCGCCCTGCCGCTGGCTGGGCCCGAGGTCTTGGAGGTGACCCTGAACAGCCCGTTCCTGTTGGCCGTCTTGGAGCGCGAGTCGGCCGCCCTGCACTTCCTGGGCCGTGTGGCCAACCCGCTAAGCACCGCGTGA